Part of the Kryptolebias marmoratus isolate JLee-2015 linkage group LG20, ASM164957v2, whole genome shotgun sequence genome, CCTGACAGCACAGGGAGTGGAGGagagagacacaaagaacacacacacacacacacacacacaaagctcttTGTTATGAATCTCAAGTCAACTCTGAATGGCAGAGGGACTGTGGAGGTGTTAACACAAGAGAATAGGTGTTTGAAAAGAGTTTTTCATCAGGGAAAATACAATCTCTGAtctatatttttattgtctttgttgtatttttcagcATATGcccacagcaacaacaacaacaaaaatgactgtttctGTGTCTGGGTTCATTGGAGATGCTGAGACCTCTCACAGAAGCAGGACTGACTGCAGTTAAACCAAATgcagtgaaatttaaaaaaaaaaaaaaggaagggggggggggctgcgTTAGTCTGTCTCCATGCCAGCCTACCTCTCCCCCGTGCCCATCGAAGATCGCGAATATGGAAGGGTGGCTCTTGTTGGCGATGTCGGTGAGCACCTCGAAGCGGTCCTCCATGTGGTCCCTCCTGCCCTGTATGGAGTACACGGCCACGTTGTTGTTCTTGGACTCCCACGTCTTGGAGAACTCCGCGTCCAGCACGCTGAGGCCTCCGAGGCGGTCATTCTGCATCATCTCCGCCACTTTCCCCTTCACCATCTTCACGGCATCCCGGCTGGACTTGACGATGGTCTTCACCTCGTCGGTGTGGAAGAAATAGCTCCACAGCGCCAGACTGATGCACAACAGGAACAACGTCTCCGGCCTGAGAAGAAAATAACGCATGATCCGACCCAGAAGAGACAAGAGCGTCATTGTGTCTCCTATCATCACACGCAACCAAACTGCAGTCTTTGActcccctcccttttttttctttctttttttttttttttttctttagcacaCTTCACTCCATCCGCTTTGCGGGACTATGATGAACAAACAAAATCGATTCACTATCAAGATGGGAGacggaaacatttaaaatgctcCTCCGGGGTGCTGCTTTTTCTACCTTCTCCGAGCGCATTTACGCACTGCTGCTTTGGCTGAGGAGCGCGGGGCACGAACAGGCCACTGTGTCAGTCTCTCTGTCCGATGGCTCGGTCCTATCCACGGATCTCTGAGCGGCTGCGGGAGGATTTTTCCGAGGGCTGCGCCGATCGTCCACAACCCATCGTAGGACAAGCGATTctgggggggtggagggggttaGACCCGCGCCGAAACGAGACACACAGGAAACGCCGGAAGGGAGGAGAGTTGGAGCTGTCCTCCTTCACCGCTGTTGACCCCTTTTTCTTCTATGTGTCTATTCAGCCTCCGCATCaatagaatatttttttacacacacacacacacgcttccATTTTTCATGTGTCAAACCTTTAGGAGGCAATGAGGGCCGGACCGGAAGTGAGACACATATGACCTAATAAAGCAACACGCTAAACGCAAAAGATAGGCTGTTTTTAAGggagtgcttttattttgaaagtcaaTAGTGGAAATGAGTCGTTCGATGCGCAGCTTGACCCCGACTCTATTGTAGTAGATGTTGACAAGAGTGCGCAGCTGCAAACTCCAGCGAAATGCTGGCCCAGTGGCTGTGACTGCGGAATTAAAATATGTCATATAGCAGGTTAGGGTGTTTATAATCTAAGACCATCCACAGATTATCCGATTATATCTACAAACTATGAATATACTTGTAAATGTGAGATATTTCATTGCCCGTGAAACCGAGCTTTGAATaataaaatctattattttcattattctttcagctgttcccttttttcAGAGGTCGCCACAGTCAGCAAACTCACCTGAaaaatttggcaattgttttacgccagatgcaACCTGAACTCAAACCTGCTCCCACAGCCCTCTGagtaatataatataatataatataatataatataatataatataatataatataatataatataatataatataatataattttctgcaaaaatgcagtatTGATGCTGAAtgtaggcaccagctcccgAGACgagacccggaatggagaagcgggtaaagaaaatggatggatggatgctgaGTGTTGACTGACTTTGCTCAGatcaaaaaccaaaagcttAGCAAAGCAAAGCAACAGGTAAAAGTTacaacactagctaaaagctaagaccaATAAAACAGTAGAGacaagctacaattagcaaaacaacaaaagaaaatttattaattttgttattCCTATCTTTGAAAGAAGAACTAAATATATTGTATCCATGTATATCTTTTAcaacaatctaaaaaaaagttacaacaacCATTCAGTCAacattaaaaatcaattttcCATTAAGAAATTAGTGTAAATTTGTATTATTGTCCATAAAAATTGCTTTCCAAAGACATCCCAAACAGTTTTATCAACTACTGGTGAATGACTGCTGTTGATCTGAAACTATTCAAGGGATCTGAAGTCACTTGTGCTTCCAGACTTTATGGTCAAAAGGGTGCAGGTTACTAGAGAGGTAATTTCCCAGTACCCCAATGAGTTGGTTACCATTTTTACAAGTAGATAAAGTATGCAGAAGCGCCAGGAATATTTGTGCATGCAGTTTTATGTTAATGTCAGCAAACAgccaacacacattctgagacATGTGAGCTTACTTCATTGATACTAGGTTTCCATATTGGGTTTACTGCACTCTTTAGGTGTATGAGATCAAGGAGGTAAATGGTTGGATCAGTGTTGCCATGCCACTTGTTTGAGGACATTGATCTTCCTCCCACTGGGTGTATGGTAAtctatttttctgctttgaagTGCAGCCAAACGGTGTGATTTGTACCATTCATACTGAGCAACTTTGAAGGTGCACGTTATTCCTTCCTaacaatgtgtttgtgtttataaacaGAATGTGCCTGAACATATATGTCATTGTAATGTCAtccatttttcctgtttgtgacaAAAGCAAGTTTGTGTTAAAGGTGACATTTTAGTAGTATATGCTGTGTATTTTTAATGCCAGACAAAGAAGAAAGTCTTTCTTTGTATGCAATCTGCTTTATTCCATATCCCTTGAGAGTCACACAATCTGTTCTTGCAAGCCTACCTACCTCATGATAACCCCCAGTGTTTTCTTGCCTTTGTTCTTTCATTGGTTTTGATGTGCTTAAGTTGGGCTATAAGAGCAATAAAAAGACGGCTGTCAACAGCACTGGTCTCTACTTGGATGGGATGGAGTGAAGAATCAGCGCCGTCGTTATCAGAAGGTAAAACACTTGTTGCTCTTTATTTAATcccattttctaataaaacaattcaGATTTCTAAAATGTGAGATAAACttaaaattgtaatttattgatatatttaaactttcacttaacagacacaagcacatgaacagtatttaaaagttttcacTGACCAACTCAATTACCAAGCGATAAACGAATTCAAACTTtgatactttaaaaaaaatagagatgTATATTTACATGTTATTTACATCAGTCTTTCTTTTAATATAGTACTGATTGTTGCAGTTTTCAAGGAAAATCtgttaatttttgttaaaaacaaactcccAACTCTCTAAGGATgttatttttcctgttcatgATGCGCCAATAATTTTCATTAGAGATTAGAGGATAGATCTTCAATGTTATGAAGGTTAAAGACCAATCCTTTACCTTCTGCTTTCCAACAGATTAATGTACTTTCAACATGCCATCCTGTGATCTCATCATCCTGACCATTCTCCTCTGGACCCTGATGGTTGTCCTGGCATTTGGTGGCAAAACTACACATTGGCCCAAAACCCAGAGCACCGACGAGCCGCCACTAGCTGAGAGTGGTGGAGTGGGTGGAGGTAGAAAGTTTGGACAGATCATCAACACAACCCCACCGTCCCCTTCCAGCAGCCTATACACAGATGAAACTACAGAGCTTCTGATGGAGGCGTACTCTCTGTCCCCAACAAACAGCAGCGCCTACCAAGGCGACGTTTACCCCAATGAATTCCACACAGGTGCAATAGGCCCGCCCGACAACAATGGAAGCTACTCTCTTGACTACAATGAATGCTTCTTCAACTTTTGTGAGTGCTGTCCACCCGAAAAAGGCCCCATGGGGCCCCCTGGAGAAAGAGGGCCACAGGGACTACCGGGAGAAAGGGGCCTTCCCGGTAAGATAGAATGGcattgtttggaaaaaaatgtttatggaGGTCAAAACTAATCTTCCTATCTTCAATTATTGCTTTTTCAGGGCTACCAGGAGAAAAGGGAGAGATTGGATCTCTAGGACCAGCTGGATTACCTGGAGCAAAGGGACCCAATGGTAGCAAAGGTACAGCACAAGCTAACAGGAGGAGACTTCTTCTGTGTCAACTTCAGAATTCCTCTCTCTGGTTttgcaaaattttattttgtgccatTCCCCTACTTTCTCcacttgtttatgttttatccATACTTCTACAGGTGACAAAGGTGATCAAGGCCCTGTGAGTCCACCTGGGGCCCCAGGGATGCCGGGGAAACCTGGAGAAAAAGGTCTGCAGTTTCTTACAAAACTTATAGTTGATAGACATATCAAAAGACACAAAACCATCTCATTAAAAGAATAAAGGCAtcttataaaatgtaaaaaatgaagaGCATTCTGATGATAAATCTTTCTCCTTTTGTACATAATGTCTACTGTACATCTACTACAGGTGATCTGGGCTCCAAAGGAGACAAAGGTGATCGTGGCTTCAGTGGGATGAAAGGGGACCCAGGAGACAAAGGACAGCCGGGGCTCAATGGGACTAAGGGTAGCACTGGGCCCATGGGCCCCCCAGGGATAGTTGGGATAAAGGGTCAGAAAGGTGAACAGGGGTTTACAGGTGAATGCTTTTTGGGTCCGAAAGGAGAGAAAGGTGACGTGGGTGAGCGTGGGCTCCCTGGTTCACAAGGTGAGATGGGCTCTCCAGGAACCAATGGAACTGATGGTGCAAAGGGAGAAAAGGGGCCACCAGGAGTGAAGGGGGATGCTGGTGTGAGAGGGCCACCAGGTCTAAGGGGTTTGGCAGGCATGAGGGGAGAGAGGGGAGCAAAAGGTGTGCGTGGCCCTCGCGGCCCTAAAGGCTTTCCAGGTGAGAGTTTGGAACAGGTTAACTCTGCTTTCAGTGTGGGGTTGTTCCCCAGCAGGTCATTCCCCCCGCCTGGCCTGCCTGTGAAGTTTGATAAGGTGTTTTACAATGGGGAGGGCCACTGGGACCCAGGCGTTCATAAGTTCAACGTCACATACTCAGGAGTCTACGTGTTCACCTATCACATCACTGTGCGCAACCGGCCGTTGCGTGCCGCCTTGGTGGTTAACGGGATACGGAAGACGAGGACACGAGATTCCCTGTATGGCCAGGACATCGATCAGGCATCCAACtttgtgctgctgcagctgaatgaaGGAGACCAGGTGTGGCTGGAGACACTGAGGGACTGGAATGGAGTTTATTCCAGCAGCGAGGATGACAGCACTTTCTCTGGCTTCC contains:
- the LOC108239593 gene encoding inner ear-specific collagen-like, which gives rise to MPSCDLIILTILLWTLMVVLAFGGKTTHWPKTQSTDEPPLAESGGVGGGRKFGQIINTTPPSPSSSLYTDETTELLMEAYSLSPTNSSAYQGDVYPNEFHTGAIGPPDNNGSYSLDYNECFFNFCECCPPEKGPMGPPGERGPQGLPGERGLPGLPGEKGEIGSLGPAGLPGAKGPNGSKGDKGDQGPVSPPGAPGMPGKPGEKGDLGSKGDKGDRGFSGMKGDPGDKGQPGLNGTKGSTGPMGPPGIVGIKGQKGEQGFTGECFLGPKGEKGDVGERGLPGSQGEMGSPGTNGTDGAKGEKGPPGVKGDAGVRGPPGLRGLAGMRGERGAKGVRGPRGPKGFPGESLEQVNSAFSVGLFPSRSFPPPGLPVKFDKVFYNGEGHWDPGVHKFNVTYSGVYVFTYHITVRNRPLRAALVVNGIRKTRTRDSLYGQDIDQASNFVLLQLNEGDQVWLETLRDWNGVYSSSEDDSTFSGFLLYPDSKKKADVLKKRVNVSAVGLLN